A part of Miscanthus floridulus cultivar M001 chromosome 6, ASM1932011v1, whole genome shotgun sequence genomic DNA contains:
- the LOC136457305 gene encoding caffeoylshikimate esterase-like: protein MVCSGASYSNDLDHQSEDIKYEEEFVVNSRGNKLFTCRWTPQNCQPKALIFICHGIAAECSISMRDTAARLVQAGYGVYGIDHEGHGRSSGSRCYIPNFGDIIADCSSHFTSICEKPENTGKKRFLYGISMGGSVALLLHRKAPDYWDGAILLAPMCKISDDMKPHPILVSALKMICAVAPSWKIIPTPDIIDKVCKDPEMRKEVRSNPYIYRGKLPLKTCHELLMVSLDIEKNLNQVTMPFLVLHGGDDIVTDPSVSKLLFEKASSKDKTFKLYPGMWHALTAELPDDVERVYFDIITWLEERAICTASVSSATSRV from the exons ATGGTATGTTCAGGAGCATCCTACTCGAATGACTTG GATCACCAAAGCGAGGATATTAAGTACGAAGAG GAGTTTGTTGTGAATTCCCGGGGCAACAAGCTGTTCACTTGCAGATGGACACCACAGAATTGTCAGCCAAAAGCTTTGATCTTCATCTGTCATG GAATTGCAGCAGAGTGTAGCATATCAATGAGGG ATACCGCGGCTCGATTGGTGCAGGCAGGATATGGTGTTTACGGGATAGATCATGAGGGCCATGGCAGATCATCTGGAAGCAGGTGCTACATACCAAACTTTGGCGACATCATCGCAGATTGCTCCAGTCATTTCACAAGTATCTGCG AGAAACCAGAGAACACAGGGAAGAAGAGGTTCTTGTACGGCATTTCCATGGGCGGGAGCGTGGCTCTTCTCCTCCATAGGAAGGCACCGGACTACTGGGACGGCGCCATCCTGCTTGCTCCTATGTGCAAG ATCTCTGATGACATGAAGCCTCACCCAATATTGGTCAGCGCTCTAAAAATGATTTGTGCTGTTGCGCCTAGTTGGAAGATCATACCCACACCTGACATCATTGACAAAGTCTGCAAAGATCCAGAGATGAGAAAAGAG GTTCGTTCCAATCCATATATATACAGAGGAAAGCTCCCCCTGAAAACTTGTCATGAGCTCCTGATGGTCAGCCTAGACATTGAGAAGAACTTGAATCAG GTGACGATGCCATTCCTGGTCCTGCACGGTGGAGACGACATCGTGACCGATCCTTCAGTCAGCAAGCTGCTATTCGAGAAAGCATCGAGCAAGGACAAAACCTTCAAGCTCTACCCTGGGATGTGGCATGCGCTGACAGCTGAACTCCCTGACGACGTTGAGCGTGTGTACTTTGACATTATCACTTGGCTAGAGGAAAGGGCGATTTGTACAGCTAGTGTTTCTAGTGCCACGTCACGTGTCTAA